The sequence below is a genomic window from Candidatus Hadarchaeales archaeon.
AATTGGAAGAAGCATTTGAAAAGATTTATCCTTCGGAGGAATTTCAGCGAGAGTATCAAACTTTGTTGCGCGATTATGCTGGGCGTCCAACTCCGCTCTACCACGCAAAGGGTCTCAGCGAGTTGGTCGGTTGTAAAGTTTACCTCAAGCGTGAAGACTTGCTCTGCGGCGGTTCGCACAAGTTAAACAACTCTCTGGGCCAAGCTCTGCTTGCAAAAAAGATGGGAAAGAAGAGACTGATAACGGAAACGGCAGCCGGGCAACATGGACTTTCCGTTGCAATGGCTGGGAATGTGGTGGGGCTCTCTGTTGATATCTTCATGGGTGTCAAAGACATCGAACGACAAGAAAGTAATGTCAAGAGGATGAGATTGCTCGGAGCCCGCGTTATCCCGGTGACTACCGGTAGCGGGGTTCTGAAGGATGCGGTTTCTGACACGCTTCGTGAATGGGCAAGATGTTCGCGTGATACTCATTATCTGATGGGTTCGACTGTTGGACCGCATCCGTTCCCTGAGATCGTTGCGACTTTCCAGAGCGTGATCGGGGAGGAAATCAAAAGACAGATTCTAGAGAAAGAGGGTAGACTACCAGATGCCATAGTAGCTTGCGGAAGTGGGGGAAGCAATGCTATCGGCGCGTTTAGACCTTTCATCGAGGAGAAGGAAGTTCGTCTTTATTTTGTTGAGGGGGGAGGAGAAAGTTTGAACGCAGATAATAGTGCAGCAGCCTTTGTTCTCGGTAGACCCGGAGTTCTACACGGGGCATTTATGCAAATTCTGCAAGATGAATATGGTCAGATAAAACCGTCAAAGACTAGGGCAGCCGGTCTCAACTATCCCGGGCGTGGTCCGGAAATTTCATACCTCTGTGAAATAGGCAGGGTAAAACCTTGTTATGCATTCGATAACGAAGTCTTTGAAGCGGCGAAAACGGTGAGCAGAGTTGAGGGTCTGATTCCGGCGCTAGAGACTGCTCACGCTCTAGCATACGTTCTGAATCACAAGGAAGAATTTGAGAAAGATGACATTGTGGTTGTAAACTTCTCCGGCCGTGGGGACAAAGATCTGGAGGTGATTCTGAAGTATGTCGAGGCTTGAAGAAATTTTTGAAAAGCTCTCGAGAAAAAAAGAGGGGGCATTTATGCCGCACGTTTATGTCGGAGATCCGAGTTATGAATTTTCGCTCAGATTAATCGAAAAATTGAAGGAAGCTGGAGCCGACATCTTGGAGCTTGGCGTGCCTTTCTCCGATCCTATTGCAGATGGGCCGGCATTTATCGCAGCATGTGAGCGGGCCTTGAGGGCTGGGATGACGCCTCAGAAGTTTCTGCAGGCACTCAAAGAAATTCGATCTAGCGGAATAAAATCACCAATCGTGGTGACAGCGTATGCAAACACGATTTTTGCGAACAGAGGATTTATAGAGAAGCTGGCGGATTTAGGTGTTGACGGTCTTATCGTTCCCGATATGCCGTTTGAGGAATCTGGAGAGTTGCTTGCCAAGACTAATGAGTTTGAAATTGATTTAATTCTGCAGATTGCTCCGACTACGAGTGATGAAAGGTTAATTAAAATTCTTGAGAATGCCTCTGGATTTGTTTACGTCATAAATTTTGAGGGCGTGACTGGACCTCGAGAGGATATCCCGGAAAGCACGATAGAACTCGTAAAAAAGGTTAGGAAGCACTCAGAGATCCCGCTGGTGGCCGGTTTTGGTATATCCAAACCCGAACATGCGAGAAAGCTCATCGCCGGTGGTGCGGATGGAGTGGCAGTTGGAAGTATTTTTGCTGAGATCTATTCGGAGAATGAAGAAAATCAAGCTCTTCAGAAGGTTTTCGAGTTGGCGAAGTCTATCAAGGAAGCCTGTGTCAAAGGATATAAAGAGAGAATTACCAAATAAAATTTTGCTGAAAGGTGGTTGAAAATGAAAACCATCACTTTGAGAATCAAACCGCTCGATATCGAGACGGGTAAACCAATCGCAATCATGCATGAAGAGGATGCGGAAAAAATAGGGCACGTAGCCGGGAGTAGAATAAAAGTCTATTCGCAGAAAGGGACTTTTACGATAATTACGAACACAACTAGAAATCTTGTTGCCCCCGGAGAGTTAGGAACGTGTAAAGAGGCGACGTGCGAGATTGGTTTGGAGGCGGGAAGTGAGGTCAAGGTAACGCTTGCCCCGAGACCAGCTTCTGCCAACGCGATAAAGAAAAAGCTCGATGGCAAGGTTTTGACACAGCAAGAGATTGATAGTATAATCAGAGATATTGTTGCAGATAATCTGACGGCGACCGAACTTGCAGCATTTGTCACAGCAGTTTACACAAGGGGAATGACAGTGGATGAAATCGTCTTTATGGTAAGAAGCATGGTCGAGAGTGGAGAAAAACTGGAAATCGAGCGTCGGCCGATTCTCGATGTTCATAGCATTGGCGGCGTACCTGGAAACAAATATGCTCTTCTGACAGTTCCAATAGTATCCGCTGCAGGGCTTACTGTTCCGAAAACGAGCAGGAGGGCGATAACCAGCGCAGCCGGTACGGCCGATGTCATGGAAGTTTTAGCTCCAGTTTCCCTAGAGCTTGAGGAAATAAAGGCAATAGTCGAAAAAATCGGAGCAGTCTTAGTTTGGGGTGGAGCGCTCAGGTTGGCACCTGCCGACGACATAATCATCAGGGCGGAAAGAGTACTCGCGATCGATCCTACACCACAGCTGTTGGCTAGTGTAATGGCAAAAAAACTAGCAGTTGGAGCCGAGAAAATAGTGATAGACACCCCAACTGGTTCTGGTGCCAAAGTGGAAACGATAGAAGAGGCTCGCAGACTTGCTCATGATTTCATCGAATTGGCTCGTAGGCTTGGAGTTCAGCTTGAAGCCGCGATAACATATGGAGGGCAACCGATCGGTTATGCGGTCGGTCCAGCATTGGAGGCTAGAGAAGCACTTGAGACGTTGATGGGAATGAACGGTCCAGGGAGTCTCATAGAGAAAGCTACAGGACTTGCGGGTCTAATGTTGGAACTCGGTGGTATTACGCCAATAGGATTTGGAAAACAGATGGCTCTTGAAATTCTAAAATCTGGTAAGGCTTATGAGCAGATGAAAAGGATAATCGAGGCGCAGGGAGGAGATCCAAACGTCAAAATTGATGATATACCGGTTGGAGACAAGGTTGAAGTTTTGCGGGCTCCGGTATCCGGTTATATAAAGCAAATAGACAACCACAGGATAAATGAGATAGCGAGGGCGGCTGGGGCTCCGGAGCACAAGGGTGCAGGGATAAAACTTCTGATGAAGGAAGGCAGGAAGGTTGAGAAGGGAGATCCAATTCTAGAAATTTATGCCGAACATGAAAGCAAACTAGACGAAGCGCTAGATCTTGCCAGAACCCATCCACCAGTAAGAATAGAGGGAATGTTGATAGAGAGAATCTCACATTCGCCAAGATGGGAATAGGTCATTTGAGCGTAAGCGTAAAATTTAAATTCAGTGATTTTAATTTTCTACAAATGAGGGTTGACCATGAGCGCGGTACTAGGAGGAAGACCGGTGTTGGTGCTGTCTGAAGGGACAACGAGGGTACTTGGAAGAGATGCACAGCGAATGAATATTCTGGCAGCCCGGGTTATTGCTGAAGCAGTGAGGACTACGCTGGGGCCGAAGGGGATGGATAAGATGCTTGTGGATACGCTAGGAGATATCGTTGTAACCAATGACGGTGTGACAATTTTAAAGGAGATGGAAGTCGAGCATCCAGCTGCGAAGATGATGGTTGAGGTAGCTAAAACACAGGATGATCTGGTTGGAGACGGTACGACTACTGCTGTTGTGATTGCTGGGGAGCTCCTGAAGGAAGCTGAAAAACTTCTCGATCAGGCTATTCACCCGACGATAATTGCCACAGGTTTCAGAATGGCAGCGGAGAAAGCGCAGGAAGTTTTGAACACTATCGCCGTGCCCGTGAGCATAGAAGATGAGAAGATGTTGAAGAGAATTGCCACGACCGCGATGACTGGGAAGAAGGCGGAGAGTGGAAGAGAAGTCCTTGCCGATCTTGTTGTTAAAGCCGTGAGACAAATTGCCGATAAAACAGACGGTGGTTATAAGGTTGATATAGATTACATTGGGGTGGAAAAGAAAGCCGGTGGAAGTATATCAGATTCTGAGCTTGTTCACGGAGTTATTCTTGATAAGGAAAGGGTACATCCGGGAATGCCGAAGAGAGTTAAAAACGCAAAGATCGCGCTCATCGATGCTCCACTCGAGATAAAAAAGACAGAAACAGATGCGGAAATTAGAATAACAACTCCGGAGCAACTCAGGGCGTTCATAGAGGAAGAAGAGATGATTTTGAAGCAAATGGTTGACAAAATAATCTCGGTTGGGGCGAATGTTGTGATATGCCAGAAGGGAATAGATGATATTGCGCAGCATTATCTAGCAAAGGCAGGGATATACGCAGTGAGGAGAGCGAAGAAATCCGACATGGAGAAGCTGGCGAGAGCAACTGGCGGCAGGATAGTCACGAACATTGATGATCTCACACCCGAGGATCTCGGTTCGGCAGGTCTAGTTGAAGAAGTTAAAATCGGGGAGGATAAGATGACCTTCGTAAGGGATTGTAAGAACCCGAGAGCGATGGGAATTTTGATTAGAGGAGGAAGCGAGCATGTTGTAGATGAAGTTGAGAGGGCTGTACATGATGCTATTTGTGTGGTTGCCGCAGCCATTGAGGATGGAAAAATTGTCTACGGAGGTGGAGCGCCGGAGATGGAGGTTGCTAAGCATCTGAGAGATTACTCTCAGAAGGTTGGAGGAAAGGAGGCTCTTGCGATCGGCGCATTTGCCGACGCTCTGGAGATAATTCCCAAGACTCTGGCTGAGAATGCGGGTCTTGATGCAATTGACATAATTGTAGAGCTCAGAGCGAAGCACGAGAAGCCGGAAGGCATATGGACCGGTGTTGATGTTTACGGAGGAAAGGTGGCGGACATGAAGGAACTTGGGGTAGTCGAACCCCTTAGAACGAAGATTCAGGCGATAAAGTCGGCTGCTGAAGCCGCTACAATGATTTTGCGGATAGACGATGTTATCGCCGCAGCGAAGAAAGAAATCTCGCCGCCTAAGGGTGAGGGTGAAGAAGAAACAGAAACAACGAGCGAGGAGGACTGAAATTAATTGAATTTAGTCCCCCGTTATGTTTTCTTCACCCGTGGAGTTGGGCATGATCCTGAGATGCTCAGGTCATTTGAAAATGCTCTTGAGAATGCGGGAATAGCGAGGTTCAATTTAGTTCCGGTTTCAAGTATAGTTCCACCAGGTTGTAAGGTTATTTCAAAGGAGAAAGGTTTGAGCATGTTACAGGATGGACAAATTGTTTTTGTTATTCTTTCCAAGTGTAGTAGCAACGAGAGGAGGAGACTTCTTTCTGCGAGCATTGGTTGTGCCTTGCCCGCAGATAGAAATATGTACGGCTACATAAGTGAGCACCATGCTTATGGACAGACTGCGGAAGAAGCAGGCGAGTATGCGGAAAATCTTGCCGCTTCGATGCTTGCCAGCACTCTTGGTCTGCCGTTCGACGCCGATAAAAGTTGGGACGAACGCAAACAGATATGGAAGATTTCCGGAAAGATAGTTAGAACTACCAATATCACGCAGACAGCATTTGTTAAAGAGGGAATGTGGACGACCGTGGTTGCAGCCGCGGTTTTCGTTCTATAGGGTCTCAACTGCTTGATTGGCGCAAGATTTATAGACTTTTCATCACGAGTAGCAAAGAGGGGAATGGGAGAAGGAAAAGGTTATGGAAAGGTAATACTTTTTAACGAGCATTTTGTAGTTTACGGCATACCCTGTATCGTTTCATCAATCGACAGATATACGACATGTAGGGTAGAAAGAACCCATGGCTCCGGCTGGATTGTTGAGGATCTCAGACCTTCCACGCCAGGTTATAAAGAGGATAAGCTCGAGCAGCAGAAGGACTCGATAAACAGGATTCTTGCAGCGATGAACATCGAGCCGAGAGATTTTTGTCTGAAAATAACATTTGGTGGGAATCTGGTTGCGGCGAGCGGGATAGGAGCCAGTGCGGCCTCATGTGTAGCACTCGCTCGGGCGCTATCCGACGAGTTCAATCTGAATCTCAATGATGATCGGATAAACGAGATAGCTTACGAAGGTGAAAAGGCATATCATGGATCACCCTCCGGTGTCGACAACGCCGCAGCAACATATGGTGGGGTTCTCTGGTTCATAAGGGGAAATCCACCGACGATTGAACGATTAAGACTTGCTGGAAGTGTGGAAATTTTGATGGCAGACACCGGAATTGTGGCGGACACTTCAAAGGTTGTGGCAAGTGTCAGGGAAAGGATGAACAGGGAGAAAGAGAAGTTCGATAAAATCTTTGCTCAAGCAAGAGAACTCGCATATGAGGCAAGGGAAGCTTTGCTCTCGATGGATCTGAAGAAAGTTGGAGAACTGATGATTGAGAATCATAGGCTTCTGCAGGAAATTGGGGTTTCCAGCCGGGATCTCGACAGACTCGTCGAAATCGCGTTGGACGCGGGGGCTCTTGGAGCGAAGATGACCGGCGGAGGATGGGGGGGAAATATAGTTGCCCTCGTGCCTGGTGAAGATTTACAGGAAAAGGTTGCTCAGGCGATCGAGAAAGAAGGTTACAAAGTTCTCAAAACGAAGATATGGTGAGAGTTATGAATTTTCGCGAGTTTTTGAAGATTCTCGATGAGAGGGGCCTTCTCGTAAAAATAAAGAAACCTGTCGATGTGCGGTTGGAGACTTCCACGTTGATGAAAATGCTGGATGGGCGCCCGCTTCTCTTCGAAAATGTGAAAGGTTATGAGATGAGAATCGCAGCGAACGTTTTCTCAACCAGAGAGCTTGTGGCGGTAGGTCTTGGTGTGAAGAGAGAAGATCTGATTACGGTTGTTAGTCGCGCGATTGATAATCCGCGACCGGTTACATCGGAGCCCTTCAAAGGTTATGAAGAAATTCCAGCGGATCTCTCAAAAATTCCGATTCTTTTTCATTATCCGTTTGATGGTGGACCATACATAAGTGCTGGCATAGTTGTGGCCAGACATCCGGAACTCGGCGTCAACATGTCATACCACAGGATGATGGTTATTGACAAGGACAAAGTTGTGATGAGAATTCTTCCTAGAGACTTCAACGAGTTTCTGAAGAGGGGAGTTAAGGAATTTGTGATATGCATTGGAAACCAACCGGCGGTTGCTCTCGCAGCAGCGATTTCTGTAGAGCTCGGGAAGAGCGAGTTGGACATAGCAAATGCTCTGGCACCCGTCAGAGTTTTCGAGCTGAATGGCCATCTTGTGCCCGAGGCCGAGATTGTGATGATCGCGGAGATGACGGAGGAAGAGCATGACGAGGGACCTTTCCTAGATCTCACGGAAACTCCAGACATTGTAAGAAAGCAGAGAGTTGCGCGCATAAAGAAAATCTTTCTGAAAAAAGGAGAGAGCGTTTATCACGCCCTACTTCCAGGAGGTCTTGAGCACAAGGTGTTGATGGGAATGCCAAGGGAACCGACGATATTTAGAGAGGTTAACAAAGTCTGTGAGTGTAAGGATGTTCTAATAACCCCTGGCGGATGTTCTTGGCTTCATGCTGTCGTAAGCATAAAGAAGAAAGCACCAGATGACGGGAAGAAGGCGATCGAAGCAGCCTTCCGTGGCCATAAATCTCTGAAACATGTTTGGGTCGTGGATGATGATATCGATATCCACGATCCGCATCAGGTTGAATGGGCGATGGCAACACGTTTTCAGGGCGACAGGGATATCGTGATGAAAAAGGAAAAGGGGTCTTCGCTGGACCCATCGGCTGATCCGCATACGTATATGACAACGAAGGTTGGATTTGACCTGACGATTCCTTGGGATAAGGATCCCAAAAGTTTCCAAAAGCCACCACTACCGATCAAACTAGATCCGAAAGATTATCTATGAATTTAGCCCTTCCAGAGGCCGATGGCGAGGCCGATTATAAAAGATATCGAAGTGTAGGGGAGGAGATTCTTCAACGTTTCGGTCTGACTAGAAATTTTTGGTAGATATTTCGTGGCTTTTTCGTAAAGACTTTCTACGGAAAGTGAGATGTAGCCGGTGAAAGCAAGAATAGCGATCAGTGCGATGACGAGAAGCAGAACGCTGATTGTACGTTTTATTATCGCGCCGATGAGAAGTCCGATAACAAAAGGTATCACGACGGGAATTAACCAAGCGATTTCTGGGGGAACCGACATCGTAATGAATCATTTTTTCGTGTTTTTATATTTTCCGTGTGCGAAGGTTAGGTGTCTCCGTTTCGACGAATTTTTTAGGTAATTGGAGGATATTGTTTTGAATGTATTTAACGAAGGAACAGGAGCGCATTCTTGAGGGCGAAGAGGGCGAAATTCCGCGGAGAATGATGAGACTTCTGGTTAGGTTAGGTGAGGTTTATGGTGCGGACAGGCTGATTCCAATCACCTCCGTTCAGATCGCTGGAGTCTCTTACAAATCGATAGGAGATCCGGGTCTCGAGTTTTTGGAGAGCATAGCTGGAACCGGCGTCAAGGTGAGAGTTCCATCCACTCTGAATCCGCCAGGAATGGATCTCTTAGACTGGAGAGAGCTCGGATTTCCTGAAGACTTTGCCGAAAAACAGCTCAGGATAATCGAAGCCTTCAGGCGAATGGGGGTGATGATGACGGCGACCTGTACGCCGTATTTAGTTGGCAACCTGCCAAGGTTTGGAGAACACATCGCCTGGTCGGAGTCTTCAGCCGTTTCATTTGCAAACTCGGTTCTTGGTGCTAGAACTAATAGAGAAGGTGGACCTTCGGCTCTTGCGGCTGCGATATGTGGTGTTACTCCAAACTACGGTTTACATTTGGATGAGAATCGGCATCCGACATTGGCTGTTGATGTGAAGGTAAATCTCGAAGACATAGCGGATTTTGGGGCGCTTGGATACTATGTCGGTAAAATCGTGAAGGATGGAATTCCCTACTTTCGCGGCATCCGGCAAGCAAATGTTGATGAGTTGAAAGCTCTTGGGGCAGCCATGGCGGCATCCGGCGCGGTTGCGCTCTATCATATAGAGGGAATAACCCCAGAAGCCGATCGTGTGAAGAAGGATGGTCTAGAAAAAATAGAAGTTGGAGAACAGGAACTCCGGAAGGCCTATGAGGCTTTAAATAGCGGAGATTCGCCAGATATCGTCATTCTAGGATGCCCGCATGCCTCTCTGATGGAAATAGCGAGAGTTGCGGAGATGTTAAAAGGCAGGAAGCTTCGAAAATCTCTCTGGATATGCACGTCCAGAGCCACAAAGGACATGGCAACGAGAATGGGTTATACGGAGATCATCGAAAGGGCTGGAGGAAAGGTAGTTGCTGATACTTGTGCGGTTGTTGCCCCCATCGAGCGTATGGGATTCCAGACGACGGCTGTGAATTCTGGCAAGGCGGCAAACTATCTGCCAGGCTTCTGCAAACAAAAAGTTATCTTCAGAAAAACCGACGAGCTTGTTGAGATGATTTCAGGGTGATAATGTCATGATACTACGTGGAAGATGTGTGAATCCTGGAAAAGCAGAAGGCGAAGCTCTTGTTTCTCGCGAGCCGCTCAGCTTTTACGGAGGAGTTGATCCGAAGACAGGGATAGTTATAGAAAAGGGGCACGAGCTGGAAGGAAAATGTGTGAAGGGAAAAATTCTCGTTTTTCCGAACGGAAAGGGCTCTACAGTCGGATCTTATGTGATATACGCATTGAAGTCAAATGGCGTTGCTCCCGCCGCCATTCTGAATAAGGAAACGGAAACGATCGTTGCTACTGGAGTTATACTGGCGGACATCCCCTGCGTAGACAGGATAGATGTGAGTATGATAAAAACCGGGGACAAAGTCGTTGTAGACGCGGACAAAGGTCTCGTCATGGTTGGTGAGGAACATGGCGGTGAGAAGACCTGAGGATGTTCTGAAGGGGAGGAAGCATCTTTTGGAGGAGGCAGCTAAAGATCTTGGGGCTGATCAGCTCGAGAGGGTTCGCCAGCTTCTCGAGAGATGGGATGAGAAGGCAAGGCTTGAGCTCTTTGTCATGCTCGGTGAGGAAAGGGCTAAAAAACTTTTGAGGGATTTGGGAATTCTGTAAGTTTTAGGCTGAGCACTTTTTGGTGCATTGCTTCTAATATCGCTTCTCTCCTTCTCTGCTCTGTTTGTAATTCTGTCCTCGGTGAGAACGGTTTCCGCATCTCCGGACCTACATGCTCCGATATACATAGTTGGGAATGAAAACTTCACGCCTACAAACGGCGTTCGCGGGGGTTCTGGAACCGAGACAGATCCTTACATAATCGAGAACTGGGAAATCAATGCTTCCACGGCAGGCGGGATCTACATTAAAAACACCGCCGCGTATTTCGTGATCAGAAATGTGTTGGTTGAGAATGGAGGGCATTCAGTTTCTGTTACAAACATTACCCCTAACATCTGCAACGATAACTTGGGTTACCGATGATGACTCAACAACCGCTGTCGAATACGGACCAACAACGGCATACGGATACACGGCTACGGATGGTATGACAACCAACCATCGGGTAAAGCTCTCCAACCTTTCACCTGGAACAATCTACCACTTCCGCGTCCTTTCAACCGACAGCGAAAACAACCTTGAGATATCAAGGGACTTCACCTTCATGACGGCCGCGCCTCAACCAGAGGCCAAGCCAAGGACGGAGATTCTGATAGCTGTGATCGTCGTCATCAAAATGATCATCCTAATCCTTCTCAAGTACAGAAAAAGGTAATCATTCGCAAAGAGATTTATTTATTGCACCATGATACTCTCTACGGAGGGCCCGTGGTCTAGTGGTTATGACGGCAGTCTCACACACTGCAGGTCGTGGGTTCGAATCCCACCGGGCCCACCATTCTCCAAATTGTTTTTAATCGAATCGGATCACCGGGTATAGTACTTCGCGTTTTCGGTAAAGGTCGGGTTCGGGACATCTCCCGGGAAGACCTCAAGTTTGATTCTCTCATTGTCTATCATCTTTACAAGCAGTGTGTATTGAACTACGAACTCCTGTGACACGAACCACCTGTCAGGATAGAGCTCGGCCAGCCGCTCCACACCCTCCAGCGTTTCCATCAACTTGTATACAACTTCTCCGGAGTTGACGTCTATTTCTCTGAAGTCTGGACCGTTCCCCTTCACTCGGAAAAGTCCACCATATGGCGGAAGAGCCTCCGCGCTCAAACTCACCGCGAGATATCTGGGGTCGAGAAGATCATAGACAAAGGCAACAAATTTCTTCCATCCGTCGTTATCGCAAGTGGTTAGTGTGTTTTCGAGGATCCAGTTACCGACTAGCTTTCCCGGTTCATCAAAGTCATGCTGTCCTCCTCTCGGTTCGATCTCCCTTAGCGTCAGGTTCAGCAGTCTCGACCTAAGGGGCTCCTTGAAATAATCAAGTGGGCACACGGCGGAAGCTATTTCTGGGCAGTACTTTTCAGGGTGAATGAAGTGTTTTACGGTTCT
It includes:
- the trpB gene encoding tryptophan synthase subunit beta — its product is MKGRFGRFGGQYVSEILMHALIELEEAFEKIYPSEEFQREYQTLLRDYAGRPTPLYHAKGLSELVGCKVYLKREDLLCGGSHKLNNSLGQALLAKKMGKKRLITETAAGQHGLSVAMAGNVVGLSVDIFMGVKDIERQESNVKRMRLLGARVIPVTTGSGVLKDAVSDTLREWARCSRDTHYLMGSTVGPHPFPEIVATFQSVIGEEIKRQILEKEGRLPDAIVACGSGGSNAIGAFRPFIEEKEVRLYFVEGGGESLNADNSAAAFVLGRPGVLHGAFMQILQDEYGQIKPSKTRAAGLNYPGRGPEISYLCEIGRVKPCYAFDNEVFEAAKTVSRVEGLIPALETAHALAYVLNHKEEFEKDDIVVVNFSGRGDKDLEVILKYVEA
- the trpA gene encoding tryptophan synthase subunit alpha, with the translated sequence MSRLEEIFEKLSRKKEGAFMPHVYVGDPSYEFSLRLIEKLKEAGADILELGVPFSDPIADGPAFIAACERALRAGMTPQKFLQALKEIRSSGIKSPIVVTAYANTIFANRGFIEKLADLGVDGLIVPDMPFEESGELLAKTNEFEIDLILQIAPTTSDERLIKILENASGFVYVINFEGVTGPREDIPESTIELVKKVRKHSEIPLVAGFGISKPEHARKLIAGGADGVAVGSIFAEIYSENEENQALQKVFELAKSIKEACVKGYKERITK
- a CDS encoding AMP phosphorylase codes for the protein MKTITLRIKPLDIETGKPIAIMHEEDAEKIGHVAGSRIKVYSQKGTFTIITNTTRNLVAPGELGTCKEATCEIGLEAGSEVKVTLAPRPASANAIKKKLDGKVLTQQEIDSIIRDIVADNLTATELAAFVTAVYTRGMTVDEIVFMVRSMVESGEKLEIERRPILDVHSIGGVPGNKYALLTVPIVSAAGLTVPKTSRRAITSAAGTADVMEVLAPVSLELEEIKAIVEKIGAVLVWGGALRLAPADDIIIRAERVLAIDPTPQLLASVMAKKLAVGAEKIVIDTPTGSGAKVETIEEARRLAHDFIELARRLGVQLEAAITYGGQPIGYAVGPALEAREALETLMGMNGPGSLIEKATGLAGLMLELGGITPIGFGKQMALEILKSGKAYEQMKRIIEAQGGDPNVKIDDIPVGDKVEVLRAPVSGYIKQIDNHRINEIARAAGAPEHKGAGIKLLMKEGRKVEKGDPILEIYAEHESKLDEALDLARTHPPVRIEGMLIERISHSPRWE
- the thsB gene encoding thermosome subunit beta, which translates into the protein MSAVLGGRPVLVLSEGTTRVLGRDAQRMNILAARVIAEAVRTTLGPKGMDKMLVDTLGDIVVTNDGVTILKEMEVEHPAAKMMVEVAKTQDDLVGDGTTTAVVIAGELLKEAEKLLDQAIHPTIIATGFRMAAEKAQEVLNTIAVPVSIEDEKMLKRIATTAMTGKKAESGREVLADLVVKAVRQIADKTDGGYKVDIDYIGVEKKAGGSISDSELVHGVILDKERVHPGMPKRVKNAKIALIDAPLEIKKTETDAEIRITTPEQLRAFIEEEEMILKQMVDKIISVGANVVICQKGIDDIAQHYLAKAGIYAVRRAKKSDMEKLARATGGRIVTNIDDLTPEDLGSAGLVEEVKIGEDKMTFVRDCKNPRAMGILIRGGSEHVVDEVERAVHDAICVVAAAIEDGKIVYGGGAPEMEVAKHLRDYSQKVGGKEALAIGAFADALEIIPKTLAENAGLDAIDIIVELRAKHEKPEGIWTGVDVYGGKVADMKELGVVEPLRTKIQAIKSAAEAATMILRIDDVIAAAKKEISPPKGEGEEETETTSEED
- a CDS encoding arginine decarboxylase, pyruvoyl-dependent, translated to MNLVPRYVFFTRGVGHDPEMLRSFENALENAGIARFNLVPVSSIVPPGCKVISKEKGLSMLQDGQIVFVILSKCSSNERRRLLSASIGCALPADRNMYGYISEHHAYGQTAEEAGEYAENLAASMLASTLGLPFDADKSWDERKQIWKISGKIVRTTNITQTAFVKEGMWTTVVAAAVFVL
- the mvk gene encoding mevalonate kinase: MGEGKGYGKVILFNEHFVVYGIPCIVSSIDRYTTCRVERTHGSGWIVEDLRPSTPGYKEDKLEQQKDSINRILAAMNIEPRDFCLKITFGGNLVAASGIGASAASCVALARALSDEFNLNLNDDRINEIAYEGEKAYHGSPSGVDNAAATYGGVLWFIRGNPPTIERLRLAGSVEILMADTGIVADTSKVVASVRERMNREKEKFDKIFAQARELAYEAREALLSMDLKKVGELMIENHRLLQEIGVSSRDLDRLVEIALDAGALGAKMTGGGWGGNIVALVPGEDLQEKVAQAIEKEGYKVLKTKIW
- a CDS encoding UbiD family decarboxylase, which produces MNFREFLKILDERGLLVKIKKPVDVRLETSTLMKMLDGRPLLFENVKGYEMRIAANVFSTRELVAVGLGVKREDLITVVSRAIDNPRPVTSEPFKGYEEIPADLSKIPILFHYPFDGGPYISAGIVVARHPELGVNMSYHRMMVIDKDKVVMRILPRDFNEFLKRGVKEFVICIGNQPAVALAAAISVELGKSELDIANALAPVRVFELNGHLVPEAEIVMIAEMTEEEHDEGPFLDLTETPDIVRKQRVARIKKIFLKKGESVYHALLPGGLEHKVLMGMPREPTIFREVNKVCECKDVLITPGGCSWLHAVVSIKKKAPDDGKKAIEAAFRGHKSLKHVWVVDDDIDIHDPHQVEWAMATRFQGDRDIVMKKEKGSSLDPSADPHTYMTTKVGFDLTIPWDKDPKSFQKPPLPIKLDPKDYL
- a CDS encoding aconitase X catalytic domain-containing protein; translated protein: MYLTKEQERILEGEEGEIPRRMMRLLVRLGEVYGADRLIPITSVQIAGVSYKSIGDPGLEFLESIAGTGVKVRVPSTLNPPGMDLLDWRELGFPEDFAEKQLRIIEAFRRMGVMMTATCTPYLVGNLPRFGEHIAWSESSAVSFANSVLGARTNREGGPSALAAAICGVTPNYGLHLDENRHPTLAVDVKVNLEDIADFGALGYYVGKIVKDGIPYFRGIRQANVDELKALGAAMAASGAVALYHIEGITPEADRVKKDGLEKIEVGEQELRKAYEALNSGDSPDIVILGCPHASLMEIARVAEMLKGRKLRKSLWICTSRATKDMATRMGYTEIIERAGGKVVADTCAVVAPIERMGFQTTAVNSGKAANYLPGFCKQKVIFRKTDELVEMISG
- a CDS encoding DUF126 domain-containing protein, which translates into the protein MILRGRCVNPGKAEGEALVSREPLSFYGGVDPKTGIVIEKGHELEGKCVKGKILVFPNGKGSTVGSYVIYALKSNGVAPAAILNKETETIVATGVILADIPCVDRIDVSMIKTGDKVVVDADKGLVMVGEEHGGEKT
- a CDS encoding fibronectin type III domain-containing protein, producing the protein MEGIQFLLQTLPLTSATITWVTDDDSTTAVEYGPTTAYGYTATDGMTTNHRVKLSNLSPGTIYHFRVLSTDSENNLEISRDFTFMTAAPQPEAKPRTEILIAVIVVIKMIILILLKYRKR